One segment of Triticum aestivum cultivar Chinese Spring chromosome 2A, IWGSC CS RefSeq v2.1, whole genome shotgun sequence DNA contains the following:
- the LOC123190133 gene encoding carotenoid cleavage dioxygenase 7, chloroplastic, with translation MAVCTIATMHAVVHHGHHPRLQVPPPRRLVRVAAGATAAAATEPDTLSKAFWDYNLLFRSQRGETSAPVQLRVTEGAIPPDFPAGTYYLAGPGMFSDDHGSIVHPLDGHGYLRSFRFHPDDGVRYSARYVETAAKTEEKGDGASWRFTHRGPFSVLQGGHRVGNVKVMKNVANTSVLWWGGRLLCLWEGGMPYELDPKTLETVGPFDLLALGDRADGAAPARRRLGHRRRPWLAEAGLDAATRLLRPVLSGVFSMPPKRLLAHYKVDPKRNRLLMVACNAEDMLLPRANFTFYEFDAGFRLVRKREFVLPAHLMIHDWAFTDSHYVVLGNRIRLDIPGSMLAMTGTHPMIAALALDPSSRTTPVYLLPRSTEAVARGRDWTVPVEAPSQMWSLHVGNAFEEDNARGGLDLHLHMSGCSYDWFHFHRMFGYNWKNKKLDPSFMNAVKTKEMLPRLVKVAIELDKRGGAYRRCTVKRLSDQWNRPADFPAINPGYANKRNMFIYAGAASGSRKLLPYFPFDSVVKVDVSNGSARRWSSEGRKFVGEPVFIPTGGGEEDHGYVLLVEYAVSEDRCNLVVLDARKIGKRGALVAKLEVPKHLTFPMGFHGFWADE, from the exons ATGGCGGTATGCACGATCGCGACCATGCACGCCGTCGTGCACCACGGCCACCACCCTCGCCTCCAggtcccgccgccgcgccggctcGTCCGCGTCGCAgccggcgccaccgctgccgcgGCGACGGAGCCAGACACGCTGTCGAAGGCGTTCTGGGACTACAACCTCCTCTTCCGGTCGCAGCGCGGCGAGACGTCCGCCCCCGTGCAGCTCCGCGTCACCGAGGGCGCCATCCCGCCCGACTTCCCGGCCGGCACCTACTACCTCGCCGGGCCCGGCATGTTCTCCGACGACCACGGCTCCATCGTCCACCCGCTCGACGGCCACGGCTACCTCCGCTCCTTCCGCTTCCACCCCGACGACGGCGTGCGCTACTCCGCAAG GTACGTGGAGACGGCGGCGAAGACGGAGGAGAAGGGGGACGGCGCGTCGTGGAGGTTCACGCACCGGGGCCCCTTCTCGGTGCTGCAGGGTGGGCACAGGGTGGGCAACGTGAAGGTGATGAAGAACGTGGCCAACACCAGCGTGCTCTGGTGGGGCGGCCGGCTGCTCTGCCTCTGGGAGGGCGGCATGCCGTACGAGCTCGACCCCAAGACGCTGGAGACCGTCGGCCCGTTCGACCTGCTCGCGCTCGGCGACCGCGCCGACGGGGCGGCCCCCGCACGGCGCCGCCTGGGGCACCGCCGGCGGCCGTGGCTGGCGGAGGCCGGGCTCGACGCGGCCACCCGCTTGCTGCGCCCCGTCCTCAGCG GCGTGTTCAGCATGCCGCCCAAGCGGCTGCTGGCGCACTACAAGGTCGACCCCAAGCGCAACCGGCTGCTCATGGTGGCCTGCAACGCCGAGGACATGCTCCTCCCGCGCGCCAACTTCACTTTCTACG AGTTCGACGCCGGCTTCAGGCTGGTGCGGAAGCGGGAGTTCGTGCTGCCGGCGCACCTCATGATCCACGACTGGGCCTTCACCGACTCCCACTACGTCGTCCTCGGCAACAGGATCAGGCTCGACATCCCGGGGTCGATGCTGGCCATGACGGGCACGCACCCCATGATCGCGGCGCTGGCGCTGGACCCGAGCAGCCGGACCACGCCGGTCTACCTGCTGCCACGCTCCACGGAGGCCGTGGCCAGAGGCCGCGACTGGACCGTGCCCGTCGAGGCGCCGTCGCAGATGTGGTCGCTGCACGTCGGCAACGCCTTCGAGGAGGACAACGCCCGCGGCGGCCTCGACCTGCACCTGCACATGTCGGGCTGCTCCTACGACTGGTTCCATTTCCACAGGATGTTCG GTTACAACTGGAAGAACAAGAAGCTGGACCCTTCGTTCATGAACGCGGTCAAGACCAAGGAAATGCTGCCTCGCCTTGTGAAG GTGGCAATTGAGCTCGACAAGAGAGGAGGAGCATACCGGAGATGCACCGTGAAGAGATTATCCGATCAGTGGAACAGACCGGCAGACTTCCCTGCGATAAATCCAGGCTACGCCAACAAGAGGAATATGTTCATTTACGCGGGCGCTGCCTCCGGTTCTCGCAAATTACTCCCATATTTTCCGTTTGACAGCGTTGTCAAGGTCGATGTCTCGAATGGGTCAGCGAGGCGGTGGTCTTCCGAGGGGCGCAAGTTCGTCGGGGAGCCGGTCTTCATCCCCACCGGCGGTGGGGAGGAGGATCACGGCTATGTTCTTCTTGTAGAG TATGCAGTATCCGAGGACAGATGTAACCTGGTGGTGTTGGATGCAAGGAAGATAGGGAAAAGAGGCGCACTTGTGGCAAAACTTGAAGTACCAAAGCACCTCACCTTCCCAATGGGATTCCATGGGTTTTGGGCTGATGAATGA
- the LOC123190136 gene encoding acetylglutamate kinase: protein MLPTKPQLSSSLLASTPLFNPASNPNHAKPIAASPSPRRRLRISAASTAVSPGATALSRVDVLSEALPFIQRFKGKTVVVKYGGAAMKSPELQSSVIRDLVLLSCVGLRPILVHGGGPEINSWLLRVGVEPQFRNGLRVTDALTMEVVEMVLVGKVNKNLVSLINLAGGTAVGLCGKDARLITARPSPNAAALGFVGEVARVDATVLHPIIASGHIPVIATVAADETGQAYNINADTAAGEIAAAVGAEKLLLLTDVSGILADRNDPGSLVKEIDIAGVRQMVSGGQVAGGMIPKVECCVRALAQGVHTASIIDGRVPHSLLLEILTDEGTGTMITG from the coding sequence atgcTCCCCACGAAGCCCCAGCTATCTTCCTCTCTGCTCGCATCCACGCCGCTCTTTAACCCCGCATCCAATCCCAACCACGCCAAGCCAatcgccgcctccccctccccccgccgccgcctccgcatcTCCGCCGCATCCACGGCGGTTTCGCCGGGGGCGACGGCGCTCAGCCGCGTCGACGTGCTCTCGGAGGCGCTCCCCTTCATCCAGCGCTTCAAGGGCAAGACGGTGGTGGTCAAGTACGGCGGCGCCGCGATGAAGTCCCCCGAGCTGCAGTCCTCCGTGATCCGCGACCTCGTCCTCCTCTCCTGCGTCGGCCTCCGCCCCATCCTCGTCCACGGCGGCGGGCCAGAGATCAACTCCTGGCTGCTCCGCGTCGGCGTCGAGCCGCAGTTCCGCAACGGCCTCCGCGTCACCGACGCGCTCACCATGGAGGTCGTCGAGATGGTGCTCGTTGGCAAGGTCAACAAGAATCTCGTCTCCCTCATCAACCTCGCCGGAGGCACCGCCGTCGGCCTCTGCGGCAAGGACGCGCGCCTCAtcaccgcgcgcccctcccccaacGCCGCAGCCCTTGGCTTCGTTGGCGAAGTCGCGCGGGTGGACGCCACTGTCCTCCACCCCATCATCGCCTCTGGTCACATCCCGGTCATTGCCACCGTTGCTGCCGACGAGACAGGGCAGGCCTACAACATCAACGCGGATACGGCGGCAGGTGAGATTGCCGCTGCGGTGGGCGCCGAGAAATTGCTACTGCTCACAGATGTGTCTGGGATACTGGCGGACCGTAATGACCCTGGCAGCCTGGTGAAGGAGATTGACATCGCTGGGGTGCGGCAGATGGTATCCGGTGGGCAGGTTGCTGGTGGAATGATCCCAAAGGTGGAGTGCTGCGTGAGAGCCCTCGCCCAGGGTGTGCACACTGCAAGCATCATCGATGGGCGTGTCCCGCACTCGCTGTTGCTCGAGATTCTCACAGATGAGGGCACTGGCACAATGATCACCGGCTAA